One stretch of Schizosaccharomyces pombe strain 972h- genome assembly, chromosome: III DNA includes these proteins:
- the rix1 gene encoding ribosome biogenesis protein Rix1: protein MSDLLERGSLPLVKSWLAITFANEEDLPFQVPQIADILVHQKCIERLGTSENALSVRKNWCTSLTKMLQSKDFRIRWSAIILIHCTISQSWDCLVEHGATWAKLLIALLNRPETPKTLEIAMITVSKMFSSTVGRPAVTRELVTPNLPTFVNNCLRIAESGKCLCTVCSCLYQGIISHSPTFRPFVSSIRNICIKILDGEEVVPSSLQKKAAVLYASLYRCVGKGNFEDYWKQSIISILKEYHLTLDFLFQFVIEPQTYPTREENLMFPKLKGHYEETYQKALHRCRTLNLILISFLSTKTDKIVLLPINALKDLIQRVYTVQLSLPVKSVESSVQALLFMVLPHLHTLVNELTLKLFVVIPPAIILSFDSYLDSLNDCLLSESTHTGVLCSSLKLLSKFLDVTHMNVPLSKYENIVTLVLEYLANSSKGLASKSIEFSKNRGHSQKKRKTLSESQAGDTLMSSEESHQLYDSDVMDCCFSFLASILTHSIALPRLLRTKIDLCTLQISLSNPTSTVLISMHNLLLASILSPGDSQAVIVPHAIRIISGPLGLVHPDPLVASHARSSMQTIESLIHPRFPPLQKHLSPSEFENTFESRFEPVSLENQSHISPPQVDSQSEYKESSILAPSNPPFETESITDSTEIEGIKESFASTDTGLQNNSTATSENKRSESELTMSNVLSNEGDRNEEGSEINSSQPSTINHGTDHINIVSENKETTVSLLHGDVEVEETTNVALNNSQDTETKFTAIDVDFVDRPTSVVSSQIENINGDENGNTTSSVVETFEKTTDVVDEKTTSINVEGNGEDDEEEDNISLPSINLESDSDS, encoded by the coding sequence ATGAGTGATTTATTAGAACGTGGCTCTCTTCCTCTTGTGAAATCTTGGTTGGCAATAACTTTTGCGAATGAAGAAGACTTACCATTTCAGGTGCCTCAAATAGCGGACATACTGGTACATCAAAAATGTATCGAAAGATTAGGAACGAGTGAAAATGCTCTTTCCGTTCGCAAGAATTGGTGCACGAgtttaacaaaaatgttACAATCAAAAGACTTTCGTATTCGCTGGTCAGCTATTATTCTCATTCACTGCACTATTTCTCAAAGTTGGGATTGCTTAGTAGAGCATGGAGCTACTTGggcaaaacttttaattgctttgtTAAACCGACCAGAAACTCCTAAAACATTGGAGATTGCCATGATAACCGTATCAAAAATGTTTAGCTCTACTGTAGGAAGACCAGCAGTTACAAGAGAATTGGTGACTCCTAATTTACCCACATTTGTGAATAATTGCTTACGAATCGCCGAATCTGGGAAGTGTCTTTGTACTGTTTGTTCTTGTTTGTATCAAGGGATCATCTCGCATTCACCTACCTTTCGTCCATTTGTTTCCTCAATAAGGAATATTTgcattaaaattttagatgGGGAAGAAGTAGTCCCTTCTTCATTACAGAAGAAAGCAGCTGTTCTTTATGCTTCGTTGTATCGATGTGTGGGgaaaggaaattttgaagactATTGGAAGCAAAGTATTATTTCAATCCTAAAGGAATATCATCTTactttggattttttgtttcaatttgttATAGAACCGCAAACATACCCAACTCGTGAAGAGAATTTGATGTTTCCAAAACTCAAAGGCCACTACGAAGAAACTTATCAGAAAGCTTTACACAGATGCAGAACTCTAAACttgattttaatttcttttttaagtacAAAGACGGATAAAATCGTTTTGCTTCCCATAAATGCTTTGAAGGATTTAATTCAACGTGTTTATACTGTACAACTTTCATTGCCTGTTAAAAGCGTAGAAAGTTCAGTTCAAGCTTTGCTATTCATGGTCCTTCCTCATTTGCATACGCTAGTTAATGAGTTAACCTTAAAGCTTTTTGTGGTAATTCCTCCAGCTATCATTCTTTCATTTGATTCTTACCTGGATTCATTAAATGATTGTTTACTTTCTGAGTCAACACATACTGGGGTTTTATGCTCTTCTTTAAAGTTACTTTCAAAGTTTTTGGATGTGACACATATGAATGTCCCTCTTTCAAAATACGAAAATATTGTAACGCTGGTATTAGAATATCTTGCTAATTCCTCTAAAGGTTTAGCATCCAAATCCATAGAGTTCTCTAAAAATCGTGGGCattctcaaaaaaagcGAAAAACACTTTCTGAAAGTCAAGCAGGAGATACACTTATGAGTTCGGAAGAGTCTCATCAGCTTTATGATTCAGATGTCATGGattgttgtttttcttttttagcATCCATTTTGACTCATTCAATAGCATTACCACGTTTATTACGGACCAAAATAGATCTTTGCACCTTGCAGATATCTTTGTCTAACCCTACCTCAACAGTTTTGATATCTATGCATAATTTACTCCTTGCGTCAATTTTATCACCGGGAGATTCACAAGCAGTGATAGTACCTCATGCAATACGTATAATTTCTGGTCCATTAGGGCTTGTACATCCAGATCCTCTGGTCGCTTCACACGCAAGGTCATCGATGCAAACAATAGAATCGCTGATTCATCCTAGGTTCCCACCTTTGCAAAAACATCTTTCACCAAgcgaatttgaaaatacgTTTGAGTCAAGATTTGAGCCTGTTTCTCTTGAAAACCAATCGCATATTTCTCCACCCCAGGTGGATTCTCAATCAGAGTATAAAGAAAGTAGTATTTTGGCTCCATCAAATCCTCCCTTTGAAACAGAGTCGATTACAGATTCCACTGAAATTGAAGGGATCAAAGAGTCTTTTGCATCTACAGATACAGGCTTACAGAATAATTCTACAGCTACCTCCGAGAACAAAAGAAGCGAATCAGAGCTGACTATGTCTAATGTTCTTTCTAATGAGGGTGACAGAAATGAAGAAGGTAGTGAAATCAACTCTTCTCAACCTTCAACTATTAATCACGGGACTGATCACATTAACATTGTTTCGGAAAACAAGGAAACAACTGTTTCACTGTTGCATGGAGATGTTGAGGTTGAGGAGACTACAAATGTTGCATTAAACAATTCTCAGGACACTGAAACCAAATTTACTGCTATAGACGTTGACTTTGTTGACCGACCTACTAGTGTAGTTTCAAgccaaattgaaaacataaatggtgatgaaaatggaaaCACAACTTCTTCAGTCGTcgaaacttttgaaaaaacaacGGATGTCGTAGATGAGAAAACGACTTCTATTAATGTGGAAGGAAACGGAGAAGATGATGAGGAGGAAGACAATATCTCTTTGCCAAGTATAAACTTGGAATCTGATAGTGATAGTTAG
- the hdd1 gene encoding metal-dependent HD domain-containing phosphohydrolase: MNAAKSLSIVPFLDCLSRLKTTPRTGWLYHGIEKPESIADHMYRMGILTMLCNDPSINKERCLKIAVVHDMAESIVGDITPHENVSKEEKHRMESEAMVSITQQLIPLNLSLQAEEIKELFLEYESASTPEAKFVKDIDKFEMIAQMFEYERKFNGEKDLSQFTWAGKLIQHPLVKGWLNDVLQEREQFWASVRQKKL, from the coding sequence ATGAATGCAGCCAAATCTTTATCTATTGTTCCATTCTTAGATTGTTTGTCAAGGCTTAAGACTACTCCACGTACTGGCTGGCTATATCATGGCATCGAAAAGCCGGAATCCATTGCCGACCATATGTATAGAATGGGGATTTTGACTATGTTATGTAATGACCCAAGCATCAACAAGGAACGTTGTCTAAAGATTGCCGTAGTGCATGATATGGCTGAGTCAATTGTTGGTGATATAACACCTCACGAGAATGTTTCGAAAGAGGAAAAGCATCGTATGGAGTCGGAAGCGATGGTTTCTATCACCCAGCAACTGATCCCCTTAAACCTTTCCTTACAAGCTGAGGAGATTAAAGAGCTATTTTTAGAGTATGAGTCTGCTTCCACTCCCGAAGCTAAGTTTGTCAAGGACattgataaatttgaaatgatTGCTCAAATGTTTGAGTACGAAAGGAAATTTAATGGTGAGAAAGATTTGTCACAGTTCACTTGGGCCGGTAAATTAATTCAACATCCTCTTGTTAAAGGTTGGCTCAATGATGTGTTACAGGAGCGTGAGCAATTTTGGGCTTCGGTCCGTCAAAAGAAGCTTTAA
- the rib2 gene encoding bifunctional CMP deaminase family methyltransferase/riboflavin-specific deaminase — protein MQIPEKYLSSVDNVEEETQILFALSKQKDADLGMLDSKQEQIALTIGNKPIKVKQSLQSLHQSRGSTGSVLWKTSVKVVPWLLQQSWFMNSLTPKTSILELGSGISGLAGILLSPFVGNYVASDKQLYLKKIRENLDQNNASDVEVHELDWKSTPYPKDWTFDFLDYVLFFDCIYNPHLNAHLVSCLASLAERYPGMQCLFAQELRDQETLVDFLERVRPYFEVDLIKMEEINKTSVASSTNLPPANMSLFIMKPYNHEEYMLKALNEAKKCEPTDSAFCVGAVIVQNGKIVSTGYSRERPGNTHAEECAIEKFMLKNPTDSLEGAIMYSTMEPCSKRLSKKVSCTDLIVKQKFSTVVLGSLEPDIFVKCEGVDLLKKAGIVVIEKLTFQDDCLREAVRGHPPKH, from the coding sequence ATGCAAATTccagaaaaatatttaagtTCTGTCGATAATGTGGAAGAAGAGACTCAGATTTTATTTGCATTGTCGAAACAAAAGGATGCAGATTTAGGAATGCTTGATTCGAAGCAAGAACAAATTGCTTTAACAATAGGCAACAAGCCCATCAAGGTAAAACAAAGTCTTCAATCATTACACCAAAGCCGAGGTTCTACTGGTTCTGTCTTGTGGAAAACGTCAGTAAAAGTTGTTCCTTGGTTATTGCAACAATCTTGGTTTATGAATAGTTTAACGCCTAAAACTTCAATTCTCGAGTTGGGTTCTGGGATTAGCGGATTAGCTGGTATTCTTTTAAGTCCTTTTGTGGGAAACTATGTCGCTTCAGATAAACAATTGTACCTGAAAAAGATACGAGAGAATTTAGATCAAAACAACGCTTCTGATGTTGAAGTCCATGAGTTGGATTGGAAATCTACACCCTATCCAAAGGACTGGACATTTGACTTTTTGGATTATGtgcttttctttgattGCATTTATAATCCTCATCTTAATGCCCATCTAGTTTCCTGTTTAGCATCTTTAGCAGAAAGATATCCTGGGATGCAATGTTTGTTTGCTCAAGAACTACGTGATCAGGAAACccttgttgattttttagaaagaGTACGACCTTACTTTGAGGTTGATCTTATTAAGATGGAGGAGATAAACAAAACTTCGGTAGCTTCCTCAACAAATCTTCCACCTGCGAATATGTCCTTATTTATAATGAAACCTTACAACCATGAAGAATATATGCTAAAGGCCCTCAACGAAGCAAAGAAATGTGAGCCTACTGATTCAGCATTTTGCGTTGGCGCTGTTATTGTACAGAATGGAAAAATCGTGTCAACGGGCTATTCTCGTGAACGACCAGGAAACACACATGCAGAGGAATGTGctatagaaaaatttatgcTTAAAAATCCTACTGATTCTTTAGAGGGCGCTATAATGTACAGTACAATGGAACCTTGCAGCAAGCGgttatcaaaaaaagtgtCTTGTACAGATCTTATTGTTAAGCAAAAGTTTTCTACGGTAGTTTTGGGATCTCTGGAGCCTGATATATTCGTAAAATGTGAAGGTGTGGATTTACTCAAGAAAGCTGGAATAGTTGTTATCGAGAAACTGACTTTTCAAGACGATTGCTTACGTGAAGCAGTTCGTGGTCACCCCCCAAAGCactaa
- the not2 gene encoding CCR4-Not complex subunit Not2, translated as MSLANRLSHLNITGGNDFKASIGPSVGRQNEATNPWSSTSHSLENSAATVVNELQTTKEQKTPEQSTTANPLFPGNDFSDFNNHKSKLLGVITGKSTPSSQAEKSDTTNSKTGSTEELTETPADENAKQYMLESLLPIIRMEDSEMSTLQLGCDLAALGFDLAPVEEDRLISTNLFSPWAELNTKKPVSQPMFKLPACYKNVNPPPAISKIFQFSDETLFYIFYTMPRDVMQEAAAQELTNRNWRFHKELRVWLTPVPGMKPLQRTPQFERGYYMFFDPIHWKRIKKDFLLMYAALEDRAQSAVHS; from the exons ATGAGCCTTGCAAATAGGTTGTCTCATTTAAATATAACCGGAGGCAATGATTTTAAAGCTTCAATCGGCCCTTCTGTTGGAAGACAGAACGAAGCTACAA aCCCCTGGTCTTCTACATCACATTCATTAGAGAACTCAGCTGCTACGGTTGTTAATGAATTGCAGACCACGAAAGAGCAGAAAACTCCTGAACAATCCACTACTGCAAATCCGCTCTTCCCCGGAAATGATTTTTCTGATTTCAATAATCACAAAAGTAAGCTATTAGGAGTTATTACTGGAAAATCTACTCCTAGTTCTCAGGCTGAAAAATCTGATACCACAAACTCAAAAACTGGATCCACAGAAGAGTTGACTGAGACGCCAGCTGatgaaaatgcaaaacaGTACATGTTGGAATCCCTGTTACCCATAATTCGTATGGAGGATAGTGAAATGTCGACGTTGCAGTTAGGATGTGATTTGGCTGCCTTGGGTTTCGACTTGGCTCCTGTAGA GGAGGACCGGCTTATTTCGACAAATCTCTTTTCACCATGGGCTGAACtcaatacaaaaaaacCAGTCTCCCAGCCCATGTTCAAATTACCTGCATGTTACAAAAACGTTAATCCACCTCCAGccatttctaaaatttttcaattttctgATGaaactttattttatatattttacaCAATGCCTCGAGACGTTATGCAAGAAGCTGCTGCTCAAGAATT AACAAACAGAAATTGGCGATTTCACAAGGAACTTCGTGTTTGGTTAACACCGGTCCCTGGAATGAAACCGTTGCAACGCACTCCTCAGTTTGAGCGTGGTTATTACATGTTCTTTGATCCGATTCATTGGAAAAGGATTAAAAAGgactttttattaatgtaTGCTGCGCTCGAAGATCGTGCTCAGAGTGCTGTGCACAGTTAG
- the mdj1 gene encoding DNAJ domain-containing protein Mdj1: MFSKYLQSRVCGLHSFTNSSAQQLFSKSIAHSSRRNFVISSSCTKFRNVAIQRNAKREFSRCAALKNFSYHARCFHATRAVWEMTDPYKTLGVSKSASASEIKSAYYKLAKQYHPDANPDKAAQDKFVEIKQAYEVLQDPKKKKAFDTYGAGAFKNGEFTGGDFEGFQNGFAGASSFSSGFPGFNFEDLFGFSSRGPQARRNTSFDVFVGEDIEASITIDFMEAVRGAKKDLSYSVSSTCSSCHGSGLQPGSHKSTCFACKGTGQRLHFIPPSFHMQTTCDSCGGTGTTIPPNSACRSCMGSGTVRERKTVSIDIPPGIDDNTVLRVMGAGNDASTAKGGPNAKSRPGDLFATIHVRKHPFFVREGTNVTYNAKIPMTTAALGGTLRVPTLTGNVDLRVSPGTSTGDRITMAGKGIRKVNTSRYGNFYVNFEVTIPKILSPHERSLLEQLADALNDSTARRTQSSPSGTNSSTSTSSTSSKHSTGISTEPTTGEENKQDGSVGGFFKRAFRRLHPDEDQNPKKDESSS; the protein is encoded by the coding sequence ATGTTCAGCAAGTATTTACAATCCCGAGTTTGTGGATTGCAttcttttacaaattcTTCTGCTCAGCAGCTCTTTTCAAAGTCAATTGCCCATTCTTCCAGGCGGAATTTCGTCATAAGCTCTTCTTGCACCAAATTTCGAAATGTAGCAATTCAACGAAATGCAAAACGAGAGTTTTCTCGATGTGCTGccttgaaaaacttttcataTCATGCACGATGCTTCCATGCCACTAGAGCAGTTTGGGAAATGACTGATCCCTATAAAACGTTGGGAGTATCAAAAAGCGCTTCTGCTTCTGAGATAAAATCAGCATACTATAAACTGGCAAAGCAATACCATCCTGATGCGAACCCTGACAAAGCTGCTCAAgataaatttgttgaaatcAAACAGGCTTATGAGGTGTTGCAGGATccgaagaagaaaaaagctttCGATACATATGGTGCAGGCGCATTTAAGAATGGAGAGTTTACTGGCGGTGATTTTGAAGGATTCCAGAACGGATTTGCTGGcgcttcttctttttcttctggTTTTCCAGGTTTTAATTTCGAAGACTTATTTGGATTTTCCTCTCGAGGCCCCCAAGCTCGTCGTAATACCTCTTTTGATGTATTTGTTGGTGAAGACATTGAGGCAAGTATTACTATCGATTTCATGGAAGCAGTGAGGGGTGCAAAAAAAGACTTATCCTATTCAGTCTCTTCTACTTGCTCATCATGTCATGGATCTGGCTTGCAACCCGGTTCTCATAAGAGCACTTGCTTTGCTTGTAAAGGTACTGGTCAACGTCTTCATTTCATTCCCCCATCTTTTCACATGCAAACTACCTGTGACTCTTGTGGTGGAACTGGAACAACCATTCCTCCCAACTCTGCTTGTCGCTCTTGTATGGGATCTGGTACAGTTCGAGAGCGAAAAACTGTCTCAATTGACATTCCTCCAGGAATTGACGACAATACAGTTCTTCGTGTAATGGGTGCAGGAAATGATGCGTCTACTGCTAAGGGAGGCCCAAATGCGAAATCAAGGCCCGGCGATTTGTTTGCAACTATTCATGTTCGCAAGCATCCGTTCTTTGTTAGAGAGGGTACCAATGTTACTtataatgcaaaaattcCCATGACTACTGCTGCGCTAGGTGGCACTCTTCGGGTTCCTACACTTACAGGAAACGTGGATCTTCGGGTTTCTCCAGGCACTTCGACTGGAGACCGAATCACTATGGCCGGAAAAGGTATTCGCAAGGTTAACACATCTCGCTACGGAAACTTTTATGTTAATTTTGAAGTCACTATTCCGAAAATTCTATCTCCGCATGAAAGAAGTCTCCTTGAACAACTAGCAGACGCATTAAATGATAGCACAGCTCGACGGACACAAAGTAGCCCTTCAGGAACAAACTCTTCTACGTCGACATCTTCTACTTCTTCCAAACACTCTACAGGAATATCTACCGAGCCAACTACAGGagaagaaaacaaacaaGACGGTTCGGTCGGCGGGTTTTTTAAGCGTGCCTTTCGTCGTCTGCATCCTGATGAAGATCAGAATCCAAAAAAGGATGAATCCTCTTCATAG
- the cue1 gene encoding CUE domain-containing Cue1/4 family protein: MQPEQLAGCAVVLTVTVLTLRWMFRVDKGGEVSESRTSSSGVDNEPPVNSEHVHLVKTVFPHLESSAIAYDLQKTKNVDATIENALRGQPLPLPPRNSSLYARFPLSAGAGASSHSEETTPSHEVTSNVSSGSSASSLASNEHRSLIETYNLSSRISSSDNSSSSTGNEEVRNRSKLPSSKKEREELFRKRKEEMILAARKRMEGKIKGEKQDKN; the protein is encoded by the coding sequence ATGCAACCAGAGCAATTAGCAGGGTGTGCTGTCGTTTTAACAGTTACAGTGCTTACTTTAAGATGGATGTTTCGTGTTGATAAAGGTGGTGAAGTTTCAGAATCGAGAACTTCGTCTTCGGGTGTCGATAATGAACCACCTGTGAACAGCGAGCATGTTCACCTCGTCAAAACCGTTTTTCCACATTTAGAATCATCAGCTATTGCCTATGACCtccaaaaaacaaaaaatgtcgATGCAACCATCGAGAATGCATTGCGAGGTCAACCTCTACCGCTGCCGCCCCGTAATTCCTCCTTGTACGCTCGCTTTCCACTGTCGGCTGGAGCAGGCGCTTCCTCTCATTCAGAAGAAACAACTCCTTCGCACGAAGTGACATCCAACGTGTCTTCTGGGTCAAGCGCTTCTTCGTTGGCAAGCAACGAGCACAGGAGCCTCATTGAAACTTATAACTTGTCGTCCAGGATTTCTTCGTCTGACAATTCATCCTCGTCCACCGGCAATGAAGAGGTTCGTAATCGTTCAAAGCTTCcatcttccaaaaaagagCGTGAAGAGTTGTTTCGCAAGCGAAAGGAAGAGATGATTTTGGCTGCCCGTAAACGGATGGAAGGAAAGATTAAAGGAGAAAAACAAGACaagaattaa
- a CDS encoding uncharacterized protein (Schizosaccharomyces pombe specific protein), translated as MNRQSIYYFLLKLIFDGQKNKALRYFSVSIPCNALCQYFAKEKPKKSLTLHKLNTS; from the coding sequence atGAACAGACAATCGATATATTACTTTCTGCTAAAACTTATTTTTGATggccaaaaaaataaagcattgcgttatttttctgtttcCATTCCTTGCAATGCCCTTTGCCAGTATTTTGCGAAGGAGAAACCCAAAAAGTCACTGACCTTGCATAAGTTGAACACATCGTAG